The Leptolyngbya sp. FACHB-261 genomic interval GCAAGGTTCTAGTTCTCAGACTGCTGCGACTGCTGACGGCATAACCGTCTACGCAGGGCTTTAGGAATCTGCTCGTAGCTCTCCCAAAGAAAATCCATCTCTGCAAGGCGATAGGTATAGATCGGCTCAGCAACTCTTCGATTTCTACCTTGGAGGAACCAGCGGTCCACGGTTGAGATAGAGCAACGGCAGATCCTTGCCATCTCTTCATGAGTGACTGACCACTTGAGATAGAAGTCCTGGGGCTGCATCGACAGATAACAACCACTATAGAGCTGTAACAGGGTGAGTTCTCGGTCGCTGAGATGCTTGCCACTCATGATGCTACATCCATTAGAGGGC includes:
- a CDS encoding helix-turn-helix domain-containing protein: MSGKHLSDRELTLLQLYSGCYLSMQPQDFYLKWSVTHEEMARICRCSISTVDRWFLQGRNRRVAEPIYTYRLAEMDFLWESYEQIPKALRRRLCRQQSQQSEN